From the Palaemon carinicauda isolate YSFRI2023 chromosome 42, ASM3689809v2, whole genome shotgun sequence genome, one window contains:
- the LOC137633354 gene encoding uncharacterized protein, with protein MWLPCLKFVLVSLLALMPSVLSVVLLWYFEALDQGGPLVLMLLVPALGWYVIHMIRITQNSGQLMQRSSQSDPPPKYEKVIADPPPYEVLYFEKPPATCSCSSRSHVTFSDNKTWEKQRLETAPVDYDLCDLDIPTDSTANLNGVSSDSDTSTNSPTHPNNGGGRLLTSVSVRVEEEPLIAKDIEIVTISHDHDDEGHDPDLPSYQEAVGIGLLA; from the exons ATGTGGTTGCCGTGTCTGAAGTTCGTCCTTGTGTCTCTCCTGGCTCTGATGCCCTCCGTGTTATCAGTTGTGCTCCTGTGGTATTTCGAGGCTCTGGATCAAGGGGGGCCCTTAGTGCTCATGCTGCTCGTACCTGCCTTGGGGTGGTAcgttatacatatgatcaggattACACAGAACAGCGGTCAGTTAATGCAG aGATCATCGCAATCAGACCCGCCCCCAAAGTACGAGAAGGTCATAGCTGATCCACCACCTTACGAGGTGCTCTACTTCGAAAAACCGCCGGCCACGTGTTCGTGTTCCAGCCGAAGCCATGTCACCTTTTCGGACAATAAAACTTGGGAGAAACAACGACTGGAAACAGCACCTGTCGATTACGACTTATGCGATCTGGATATACCGACAGATTCGACAGCAAACCTTAACGGAGTTTCAAGCGATTCGGATACGTCGACGAATTCACCAACACACCCGAACAATGGCGGCGGTCGGTTGTTGACGAGCGTGTCCGTTAGAGTTGAAGAGGAACCTCTTATCGCGAAGGATATCGAGATTGTGACTATATCTCATGACCATGATGACGAAGGGCATGACCCTGACCTTCCGTCGTATCAGGAGGCCGTCGGGATTGGGCTTTTGGCGTGA